The DNA window AGGAATATTGTTTCCTGATATGTTTGGTGATCACAGCATCTAAACCAGGACTTTTTTGAAAAGTGGAAGGGGGTCTAATTCACTGGAAAACAAGCATAAACCTGGACTGCCCAGGCAAAGGACACGTGGTCACCCTACTGATAGGTCTcccctgctcctttttttttttttttttttttttttgagacgagtctcgctctgtcgccaggctggagtgcaattgtgcaatctcggctcactgcaacctccacctcctgggttcgagcgattctcctgcctcagcgccccgagtagctgggactacaggcgcccaccaccatgcccaggtcatttttttatttttagtagagacagggtttcgccatgtaggccaggatggtcttaatctcttgacctcatgatccacccgcctcagcctcccaaagtgctagaattacaggtgtgagccaccatgcccagccaggtctCCCCTGCTCTTAACTGGCCCAATCctagcactctttttttttttttttccgtatttttagtagagatggggtttcaccatttgggcaggctggtctcgaacttctgacctcaagtgatccaccggcctcggcctcccaaagtgctgggattacaggtgtgagccaccgcgcccagccaaccaATCCTACCACTCTTGACTTTCCCAAACACATTCCCCAACAGCAGCAAGCTTCTTCAGACCTCCATTCCCATCTCTGCTGCCTCCACTCTCCAAGGCTTTCTAGCATCTTAAGGCATCAAGAGTATTGGTGACTTGTAGTATCAGTGTTAGGAAAAATGCCTTCTCCAAATCCCATATGAGACCTGGCCATGTAAGGCCCCTAGTGTCAAGCCTAAGACTCATGGCTCCTTGGGCCCAGTCCCCAAAATCAGGGCTGCACAGGTCTGAATAGCAAAGCCAGGCTTAACCTTGTTTCCCATCCTAAACTTGCCAAGTGTCCTCTCTCTAGGCCTCCCTGTAGCTAAGGGCTAGGGCCAAGGAAAAATGAACCATCAatctcccacctctgcccttgGCCAATGCAAAGGGCTTCCATTCCACATGTGGGAGCttcactccccaccccacacatGGTCCTTCTCCACATGTTATACATACACATTCCTGGTCCCACCTCAATGCGGCTAGGAACCCCAGGTGTCCACTCTTGCTTGGGATGGCAGGTGATGGAGGCTAAAGATCTCCCTTCGGTGCCCTGCACACCCACCAGACAGAGCTGGGCCTCAGCCCTTTGCAAGGGCCTGACAGGCAATCACAGCTATCTCGATGGGTTCCAGTTCAGTCAGTGCCCCACCCCTTGCTTTCAGAACCTGCTCAGTAGGCCGTGCTTgtaaaactgttttaaataacTCTTGCTAAAGCAGATAGTACCAGAGAGCAGAAACTCAGCGCCCAGGTCCTTAATGGTTCCTTCTCTctaccctccttcccctcccaccccccacgtGTAAACAGTCCACAGTCACACCAGCGCTTTGGGAAACAGAAGCCCACTCTCGGTCTTCCTGGGCCACTGCTTCTCATCGTTGGTCTTTGGGGATCAAAGACTCCTCTGTGTCTGAGTCAGGTCGCCCAACACCTGCTGTGTACCTCCCACCCCCCACAAGAAACAAGTGCCCAGATCCTTAAAGACACAGTTTGTTGGAGTAGAGCTAAGAGAACCCCTGGCTCAGGAGGTGGCTTTCCGATGGGCCCCTGAGCAGACATAGGAGATGGGATGGCGGGTCCCAGGCCTCACGGTGAACGTGTTGATGGGGCTTCCATAGCGGGTGGTGGTGTAGGGAGACCTGGGGGAGAGCAAGAGATGTGAGGTGAATATCTGCAGCTGGTTAGCCAACACGTCTCTCATCTCCCCGAGGGACCGAGAGGAAAAGATGCTGCTCATACTTCTGTATTTGCCCCGACAAGCCCTGGGCTTATCGACCCCAGGGAGGGACCGCAGACATCACAAACAGGGCTCCCATTCTGGTCTGGGCCCTGCTGGCCGGAGAACATGCCTAACAGCCTTTCACTCAGAACTCTTTCACTCCTGGCCTGTGTCGGGATCCAACTCTGTGTTGGGAAATCCCTCCACCCAAGGGCCACTCAGATCTCTCCCCGCCCCACACTTAGCCTGACCTCTGGGATCTAGcgggcaggagagagacagacgAGAGGAGCTGgtggggaaagagaagggaggtCAGGAGGGAGGTCAGGAAGGCGCCAACAGCGCCCTCTCCCGGTAAGTGGGCCTCCCTCCCGCGTTCTACCTGCAAGGCCGAAGGGAGAAAACCAAATGTTTTCTCTTGACGGATGGCCGGGACTCCTTGGCCCTCGCCTGGCTTTCCACCCCTCCTGGCTTCCCGCACCAGCCGGGCCCGCAGCTCACCTGCCGGCAGCTGGGGCGAAGCCGTAGTCGGCGCTGCCGGGCGCTTTGTGCTTGGCCTCCGCGGCGCCCCGGGCGGCGCCCTCCAGGGACAGCCTCGGCGCGTGCAGGCCTCCGGGGGGCGCGCGACCCGCCGAGTTCACGCGCCGCATCTCGGGGCCTCCGGGCTGCGGCCCGAAGCAGTTGGGAGAGCTCAGGCTGCGGCCGGTGCCACCGTGGGGTAGCCCTGGGCCTCGGTGCGGCTCCCCGACGTACAGGCGCTTCTTTATGAGCGAGCGGCCCCCTCCCGAGAAGCgctccaggcccccagccccggCGTAGCGCGCGCCCGCGGGAAAGCGCGAGAAGCCGAGAGCCGGGGGCGCCCCGGGGCCAGCGTTCGGGAGCTGCCTCAAGTCTGAGTAGTTGTTCCGGGGAGGGGAGCTCTGGCGGCCCAGATACTGGAGGGCCGGGGCCGGGGGCTCAGGGTCATTGCTGAACTCTGGCGGCGGTGGGATGACCTCGAAGTtgaactcctcctcctcctcctccctcttgtTCGAAGGAGAAGGTGGGGAGGAGAAGGACTTGGGCAGCGGGTGGCCCTGGGGGAGGTTGGAGGGAGCTACTCTTTCCCAGGCCACAGGGGCCTGGGGCTCTGGCTTTGTCCAGTTGTGCCTGCGGCTCAGCTCTGTGCCCTCTGCGTCTCTTCCCAGCCGCGGCCCCCACTTATTGGGTATTTCGGTCGTCAGCGGGGagtccttctcagcctccttggGTAACTTGGGCACCACAGTGAAGGAGTTGGGCGTGCCCTGGCTGTGGAAGATGCTGTCAGAGCTGGCCTCGGCTTGGTGGCTGTGGTCACGGAGACTTCCTGGCAGAGAGGACCGACCCAGGGCAGCCCCTACAGACCTTCCCTTCTGagccctctgcctggccgccaggAGCAGGGCCATCGGCGAGCCCCGCTCCACCACCTCCCCAGTCACCGGGTGCCTGAGGAGTTCATCAGTGGGCtgggccgaggcaggaggcttgGCTGGCAGCCCTGGGGGCTCCTTCACCTCCACGGGCTCCCCTGGCCCTGCAGCCCCTCCTCTGGCCAGGGTGGGCATCACCACAGCAACCTCACGGCTGAGGCTGCTCTGGTGGCAGTGGGGCTTGTAGAGACATGGCACCTCTCCTCCACCAGGAGATGTCTTTGGTGGGAAGGCTGCAGATGAGCGGGCTCCCTGTGTGGGCAGCCTAGTGGCCTCTGAGGGGGACCCCTCTCCCCTTGCCTGGGAGGGAGTGGAAACTTCTTGAGATGCTGGCTTCTCTGGCTGGCCAGCTGGGCCTGAGTCCTTCTCTGCCATCAGTtgggatgtggtggtgggcagagTTGTGGCTGTAGATGCTATGGCAGGGCCAGATGTGGCCTTGAGTGGTGTGGTTGGCCCAGATGTGGCCTTGAGTGGTGTGGCTGGCCCAAGTGTGGCCTTGGGTGGTGTGGCTGGCCAAAGTGTAGCCTTGGGTGGTATGGCTGGCTCAGGTGTGGCCTTGGGTGGTATGGCTGGTCCCAACATAGCCTTGGGCTGGAGTGATGTAGTTGGCAGCAGGGTGGTGGATTGAGGTGGCAGATTCTTGGCCACAGGCTTGGAGAGTTTGTCATCATCAGCCCCGTTTTCACAAATTCTTCCCCCTTCTAGCCGAGGCTTAGGGGGCAGAGATCCTATGCTGGGCTTAGCCTCCTTCTCTGCTGCTGAGGAGAGCCGGGCCTCCAGCTCATTCCGGATCTGCCGCACACTGGGAGTTGGAGAGTCTTGGGGAATGTAGTCCACAGAGGGCAGGGTCAGGCTGGGGGCAGCCTCTGTCTCTGTCAGGCTGCTGCCGCCAAGACTCTTTTCAGGAACACCTGGGGGAGTGTCCTTTGCTGGCAGGCTCAGGAGAGTCTCCTTCTCAGGCAGGCGGGGGCCCTTCTTGCCCTCCTTGCTCTGAGGGGCCACTGTTGGGCCTGGCCTGTGACTGAGGAATCGGTCCTCTCTCCTGGAGCCACAGAGATAGGCTGCCAGCTCGTTCCGCAGCTTTTCCATCTGGCTGGGGTCCCTCCAGTCCACAGGTGCTGAAGACGCTGTGTTCTCTGGGCTGGGGGGGTTGGGTTTGGGTTTGAGAGCAGGAGAGCTGGATTTAGGGGTTTTTGTAAACCCAGCAGGTGGATGGGCTGCCTTCTGAGCACAGGGCAAAGGAGGTGCAGCTGGGGGAAGtgggggtgctgggggagggagggggggtgcaggagggggcaggggaggggctggaggcGGAGTCCCAGCTCGTTCATCTGCTTGGGACTGGGACTGGCCAAGCCTTGGGCTGGCTGGTGCTGTGGCCTTGAGCTCCCCAGGGCAGTCTGGCTCGGGGGCCCTGTCTGGGTAGACCTGGGAGGCGGGGCGGATGTGGAAgctgggaggcagtgggagtcGGCTGGGAGCCTTCTTGGTGGCCCCCTCTTCCTTTCGGGGAGCCTCTTGTGCTTCCTGAACTGGGATGGACGAAGTCCtgactggggttgggggaggcacTTTGAAAGAACGGGGGAAGGTGAGATGGGGCTCTGGGTTAGGTCCCAGGGCGCTCCCCTTTGGCTCAGCAGGGCTTCTCGGGGGGCTGGCTCTGGTGGCCTCTGCCTGCCTGCCATTCAGTGCTACATCTGATTTCCACTTGGTGACACCCCCAGGGGGAAAGAGACGAGTCCCCACTGTGTGAGGAGATGCTGGAGCTGGGGGTGCTGGGGCTGGCACAGGAGGCGGTGGGGGGGCTAGAAAGGCcaagggtggggcagggggaatGAAGTCAGGAGGGGTGGGTATGGATGGGGAGGAAAGAGTGTGTGGTGGGGATAGGGCCTCCAAtactgggggtggaggtggggccatgctgggcgggggtgggggttccAGCAgcaggggaggtggtgggggtgctGTGGAAGGTGGAGATGGCAGTGGCGACCCCCCTGGAGGTTCTGAAATGTCCTGAGGGGGccctggggctgggcctgggggaggtggggggatgaGTAGATCCTGGCCATATTGTCCAGGCCTCAGGTCACCCACAGAGCTGTACAGTCGGAGGTTGCCATTGACTAGTGAGCTGGTACCTGAAAGAAGGAGAGGCAAAGATGGGGGGCAGGAACAAGGCAGACTAGCCCTGCCAATTTCTGTTTacccagggcaggggcaggggtgggcacCCAAGAGAATGACTGGATCATTTTCTCCTGAACACCAAGAGAGGGAGCAGCCCTGTGTCCAGTCTCCTGAGCTGTCCTGGGGGTGTCCCCCCTTCTTTCTAGGGAgcgtctcctgcctgtccctggcaCAGCCTTTGAAGCCTGTATGGAATTACCTCCATTTGCCTCCCCAGAGTCACCCTCTAACCTGTGCCGGGACTCCCTTGCCCCCTGAGATGGGGGGTGGGGACAAGAGGGCCAGGGCACTGATTCCTCTGGCTGCCTCCTGGCTGCGTCACAGGTTGGCAGCAGCTGTCTTTCCTGCCCCGCAGACACAGGTCCTGTCGGGGTGTCCCTCTCCCACTATGTTCAGTCCCTGGGTGTCACTGTCCCCAGGAGACAAGAGTCGCCTAACCAAGCTCACACTCTGGTATACTGTCCCTTTACTCAACTCTCTTCAGTTATCCCCTTTGAGTGCGCCATCTGTTTCTTGCTGGG is part of the Homo sapiens chromosome 6, GRCh38.p14 Primary Assembly genome and encodes:
- the C6orf132 gene encoding uncharacterized protein C6orf132, whose protein sequence is MKKKQTVQGTFSKLFGKKHTTTPSTSLYATNPPWIFTQEAPEEGTGGFDGIYYGDNRFNTVSESGTATLKARPRVRPLLTFLPLNAQENHGLAVPTPSVPDDFADKEVTGTSSLVNGNLRLYSSVGDLRPGQYGQDLLIPPPPPGPAPGPPQDISEPPGGSPLPSPPSTAPPPPPLLLEPPPPPSMAPPPPPVLEALSPPHTLSSPSIPTPPDFIPPAPPLAFLAPPPPPVPAPAPPAPASPHTVGTRLFPPGGVTKWKSDVALNGRQAEATRASPPRSPAEPKGSALGPNPEPHLTFPRSFKVPPPTPVRTSSIPVQEAQEAPRKEEGATKKAPSRLPLPPSFHIRPASQVYPDRAPEPDCPGELKATAPASPRLGQSQSQADERAGTPPPAPPLPPPAPPLPPPAPPLPPAAPPLPCAQKAAHPPAGFTKTPKSSSPALKPKPNPPSPENTASSAPVDWRDPSQMEKLRNELAAYLCGSRREDRFLSHRPGPTVAPQSKEGKKGPRLPEKETLLSLPAKDTPPGVPEKSLGGSSLTETEAAPSLTLPSVDYIPQDSPTPSVRQIRNELEARLSSAAEKEAKPSIGSLPPKPRLEGGRICENGADDDKLSKPVAKNLPPQSTTLLPTTSLQPKAMLGPAIPPKATPEPAIPPKATLWPATPPKATLGPATPLKATSGPTTPLKATSGPAIASTATTLPTTTSQLMAEKDSGPAGQPEKPASQEVSTPSQARGEGSPSEATRLPTQGARSSAAFPPKTSPGGGEVPCLYKPHCHQSSLSREVAVVMPTLARGGAAGPGEPVEVKEPPGLPAKPPASAQPTDELLRHPVTGEVVERGSPMALLLAARQRAQKGRSVGAALGRSSLPGSLRDHSHQAEASSDSIFHSQGTPNSFTVVPKLPKEAEKDSPLTTEIPNKWGPRLGRDAEGTELSRRHNWTKPEPQAPVAWERVAPSNLPQGHPLPKSFSSPPSPSNKREEEEEEFNFEVIPPPPEFSNDPEPPAPALQYLGRQSSPPRNNYSDLRQLPNAGPGAPPALGFSRFPAGARYAGAGGLERFSGGGRSLIKKRLYVGEPHRGPGLPHGGTGRSLSSPNCFGPQPGGPEMRRVNSAGRAPPGGLHAPRLSLEGAARGAAEAKHKAPGSADYGFAPAAGRSPYTTTRYGSPINTFTVRPGTRHPISYVCSGAHRKATS
- the C6orf132 gene encoding uncharacterized protein C6orf132 isoform X1, with the translated sequence MAPPPPPVLEALSPPHTLSSPSIPTPPDFIPPAPPLAFLAPPPPPVPAPAPPAPASPHTVGTRLFPPGGVTKWKSDVALNGRQAEATRASPPRSPAEPKGSALGPNPEPHLTFPRSFKVPPPTPVRTSSIPVQEAQEAPRKEEGATKKAPSRLPLPPSFHIRPASQVYPDRAPEPDCPGELKATAPASPRLGQSQSQADERAGTPPPAPPLPPPAPPLPPPAPPLPPAAPPLPCAQKAAHPPAGFTKTPKSSSPALKPKPNPPSPENTASSAPVDWRDPSQMEKLRNELAAYLCGSRREDRFLSHRPGPTVAPQSKEGKKGPRLPEKETLLSLPAKDTPPGVPEKSLGGSSLTETEAAPSLTLPSVDYIPQDSPTPSVRQIRNELEARLSSAAEKEAKPSIGSLPPKPRLEGGRICENGADDDKLSKPVAKNLPPQSTTLLPTTSLQPKAMLGPAIPPKATPEPAIPPKATLWPATPPKATLGPATPLKATSGPTTPLKATSGPAIASTATTLPTTTSQLMAEKDSGPAGQPEKPASQEVSTPSQARGEGSPSEATRLPTQGARSSAAFPPKTSPGGGEVPCLYKPHCHQSSLSREVAVVMPTLARGGAAGPGEPVEVKEPPGLPAKPPASAQPTDELLRHPVTGEVVERGSPMALLLAARQRAQKGRSVGAALGRSSLPGSLRDHSHQAEASSDSIFHSQGTPNSFTVVPKLPKEAEKDSPLTTEIPNKWGPRLGRDAEGTELSRRHNWTKPEPQAPVAWERVAPSNLPQGHPLPKSFSSPPSPSNKREEEEEEFNFEVIPPPPEFSNDPEPPAPALQYLGRQSSPPRNNYSDLRQLPNAGPGAPPALGFSRFPAGARYAGAGGLERFSGGGRSLIKKRLYVGEPHRGPGLPHGGTGRSLSSPNCFGPQPGGPEMRRVNSAGRAPPGGLHAPRLSLEGAARGAAEAKHKAPGSADYGFAPAAGRSPYTTTRYGSPINTFTVRPGTRHPISYVCSGAHRKATS